In Acidovorax sp. GBBC 1281, a single window of DNA contains:
- a CDS encoding aminoacyl-tRNA deacylase, protein MSKKAAKAAHVSETPATQWLRRQGVAFTEHPYDYVEHGGTAHSAASLGLDEHVVVKTLVMQDQDAKPLIVLMHGDRKVSTKNLARQIGAKSVEPCQPEVANRHSGYLVGGTSPFGTRRDLPVYIEEGILALPRIAINGGRRGFLVQIDPQVCVQQLGAKPVQCALAE, encoded by the coding sequence GTGAGCAAGAAGGCCGCCAAGGCCGCCCATGTGAGCGAAACCCCGGCCACCCAGTGGCTGCGGCGCCAGGGCGTGGCCTTCACCGAGCACCCCTACGACTACGTGGAGCACGGCGGCACCGCGCACAGCGCGGCCAGCCTGGGGCTGGACGAGCACGTCGTCGTCAAGACGCTGGTGATGCAGGACCAGGATGCGAAACCCCTCATCGTGCTCATGCATGGCGACCGCAAGGTGTCCACCAAGAACCTGGCCCGCCAGATCGGCGCCAAGTCAGTCGAGCCCTGCCAGCCCGAGGTGGCCAACCGCCACAGCGGGTACCTGGTGGGCGGCACCTCGCCGTTCGGCACGCGGCGCGACTTGCCGGTGTACATCGAGGAAGGCATCCTCGCGCTGCCGCGCATCGCCATCAACGGCGGCCGCCGGGGCTTTCTGGTGCAGATCGATCCGCAGGTGTGCGTGCAGCAGCTCGGTGCGAAACCGGTGCAGTGCGCGCTGGCAGAATAG
- the sigJ gene encoding RNA polymerase sigma factor SigJ, whose translation MNADIPLVPDPYTATFFQHRPRLMGVAYRMLGSRADAQDVLQDAWLRWQSTQAERVQTAEAWLVTTVTRLCVDRLRATRTEREAYSGPWLPEPWLDRDATAPAADARAELASDLSIALLVVLERLSPDERAAFLLHDVFDSDYAEIATVLDRSEAACRQLVHRARTQVRREKVRFSATPDAARALLHRFMDAMRAQDHGALLALFAPDATWTPDAGGKVQAATKVVRGPRALARLAAGLWRVYLRHLTVQEVQINGTPGLVLREGSTPRVALALQTDGTHIHGIYAVLNPDKLRGL comes from the coding sequence ATGAACGCCGACATTCCCCTCGTCCCGGACCCGTACACCGCCACGTTCTTTCAGCACCGCCCGCGCCTCATGGGCGTGGCCTACCGCATGCTGGGCAGCCGCGCCGATGCGCAGGACGTGCTGCAGGACGCCTGGCTGCGCTGGCAGTCCACGCAGGCCGAGCGCGTGCAGACGGCCGAAGCCTGGCTGGTGACCACCGTCACCCGCCTGTGCGTGGACCGGCTGCGCGCCACCCGCACCGAGCGCGAGGCGTACAGCGGCCCGTGGCTGCCCGAGCCCTGGCTGGACCGCGACGCCACCGCGCCGGCGGCCGATGCGCGTGCCGAACTGGCATCAGATCTGTCCATCGCGCTGCTGGTGGTGCTGGAGCGCCTGTCGCCCGACGAGCGCGCTGCCTTCCTGCTGCACGACGTGTTCGACAGCGACTACGCCGAGATCGCCACCGTGCTGGACCGCAGCGAGGCGGCCTGCCGCCAGCTGGTGCACCGCGCCCGCACCCAGGTGCGCCGGGAGAAGGTGCGCTTTTCGGCCACGCCGGACGCCGCGCGGGCCCTGCTGCACCGCTTCATGGACGCGATGCGCGCCCAGGACCACGGCGCCCTGCTCGCCCTCTTCGCGCCGGACGCCACCTGGACGCCCGATGCCGGCGGCAAGGTCCAGGCCGCCACCAAGGTGGTGCGCGGCCCCCGGGCCCTGGCCCGGCTGGCGGCGGGCCTGTGGCGCGTGTACCTGCGCCACCTCACCGTGCAAGAGGTGCAGATCAACGGCACGCCGGGCCTGGTGCTGCGCGAGGGCAGCACGCCGCGCGTGGCGCTGGCCTTGCAGACCGACGGCACGCACATCCACGGCATCTACGCCGTGCTGAACCCGGACAAGCTGCGCGGGCTGTAG
- the plsY gene encoding glycerol-3-phosphate 1-O-acyltransferase PlsY has translation MTTVYCLLATVAAYLLGSLSFAVIVSRTMGLNDPRTYGSKNPGATNVLRSGSKAAAVITLLLDAVKGWLPVVLVQAFGKPYGLEDGTVALVGLAAFLGHLWPVFFRFEGGKGVATALGVLVGISPWLGLATLLTWVIIAFFFRYSSGASLAAAVFAPLYYVMFGGVLWYTDATIGVAIAAMSALLVWRHRENIRRLMAGTESRLGQKKKKP, from the coding sequence TTGACCACCGTCTATTGCCTCCTGGCCACCGTGGCCGCCTACCTGCTGGGCTCCCTGTCGTTCGCCGTCATCGTGAGTCGCACCATGGGCCTGAACGATCCCCGCACCTATGGCAGCAAGAACCCCGGCGCCACCAACGTGCTGCGCTCCGGCTCCAAGGCCGCGGCCGTGATCACGCTGCTGCTCGATGCGGTCAAGGGCTGGCTGCCCGTGGTGCTGGTGCAGGCCTTCGGCAAGCCCTATGGCCTGGAGGACGGCACCGTGGCGCTGGTGGGCCTGGCGGCATTCCTCGGGCATCTGTGGCCCGTGTTCTTTCGCTTCGAGGGCGGCAAGGGCGTGGCCACGGCGCTGGGCGTGCTGGTCGGCATCAGCCCATGGCTGGGACTGGCCACGCTGCTGACCTGGGTCATCATCGCGTTCTTCTTTCGCTACTCGTCGGGCGCGTCGCTCGCGGCGGCGGTGTTCGCGCCGCTGTATTACGTGATGTTCGGCGGCGTGCTCTGGTACACCGACGCGACCATCGGCGTGGCCATCGCCGCCATGTCGGCGCTGCTGGTGTGGCGGCACCGCGAAAACATCCGCCGCCTCATGGCCGGCACCGAATCCCGGCTGGGCCAGAAGAAGAAAAAGCCCTGA
- the murB gene encoding UDP-N-acetylmuramate dehydrogenase yields the protein MLVEKNAPLQHCNTFGIVARAHTLVRARAVEDVRALVSDPQLAGSPVFVLGGGSNIVLTGDVKPVVLKMEIKGLRLVQETPQAFIVEAGAGESWHDAVAWTLAHGFPGLENLALIPGTVGAAPVQNIGAYGVELQDRFDSLDAIDLATGQPFTLDAAQCAFGYRDSVFKHQAPVAPAGAAEGSAPRGMGLAGRAAITHVRFRLPKPWKPELGYLDLERKRAEAGVAEPTAQQIFEWVCEVRRAKLPDPAVVGNAGSFFKNPTVTPDQCSDIIAREPRIVHYPMPDGSIKLAAGWLIDACGWKGKSVGKAGVYEKQALVLVNRGRGADSVTGGEVMTLAKAIQTSVYERFGIRLEPEPVVV from the coding sequence ATGTTAGTCGAGAAAAACGCTCCCCTGCAGCACTGCAATACCTTCGGCATCGTGGCCCGCGCCCACACGCTGGTGCGCGCCCGCGCGGTCGAGGACGTGCGCGCCCTGGTGTCCGACCCGCAGCTGGCGGGCTCGCCCGTCTTCGTGCTGGGCGGCGGCAGCAACATCGTCCTCACCGGCGACGTCAAGCCCGTGGTCCTCAAGATGGAGATCAAGGGCCTGCGGCTGGTGCAGGAAACCCCCCAGGCCTTCATCGTGGAGGCCGGTGCCGGCGAGTCCTGGCACGACGCCGTTGCCTGGACCCTGGCGCACGGCTTTCCCGGCCTGGAAAACCTGGCGCTCATCCCCGGCACGGTGGGCGCGGCGCCCGTGCAGAACATCGGCGCCTACGGCGTCGAGCTGCAGGACCGCTTCGATTCCCTGGACGCCATCGACCTGGCGACGGGCCAGCCGTTCACGCTCGATGCCGCCCAGTGCGCGTTCGGCTACCGCGATTCCGTCTTCAAGCACCAGGCCCCCGTCGCCCCCGCGGGCGCCGCCGAGGGCAGCGCGCCGCGCGGCATGGGCCTGGCGGGGCGCGCGGCCATCACGCACGTGCGCTTTCGCCTGCCCAAGCCCTGGAAGCCCGAGCTGGGCTACCTGGACCTGGAGCGCAAGCGGGCAGAGGCCGGCGTGGCCGAGCCCACGGCGCAGCAGATCTTCGAGTGGGTGTGCGAGGTGCGCCGCGCCAAGCTGCCCGACCCGGCGGTGGTGGGCAACGCCGGCAGCTTCTTCAAGAACCCCACGGTCACGCCCGACCAGTGCTCGGACATCATCGCCCGCGAGCCGCGCATCGTGCACTACCCCATGCCCGACGGCTCCATCAAGCTGGCGGCGGGCTGGCTGATCGATGCCTGCGGATGGAAGGGCAAGAGCGTGGGCAAGGCCGGCGTGTACGAAAAGCAGGCGCTGGTGCTGGTCAACCGAGGCCGGGGCGCCGACAGCGTGACCGGCGGCGAGGTGATGACGCTGGCCAAGGCCATCCAGACCAGCGTGTACGAGCGCTTCGGCATCCGGCTGGAGCCGGAGCCGGTGGTGGTCTAG
- a CDS encoding carboxymuconolactone decarboxylase family protein: MSPARIDLMKDHPATANAMMALENQLRAGALPLALKELVKMRVSQINGCAFCIDLHVGVARRHGETDRRLHLLAAWREAGLFDARERAALVSCPVNSQAR, from the coding sequence ATGTCCCCAGCCCGCATCGACCTCATGAAAGACCACCCCGCCACCGCGAACGCCATGATGGCGCTGGAGAACCAGCTGCGCGCCGGCGCGCTGCCCCTTGCCCTCAAGGAGCTGGTGAAAATGCGCGTGTCGCAGATCAACGGCTGCGCGTTCTGCATCGACCTGCACGTGGGCGTGGCCCGCCGGCATGGCGAGACCGACCGGCGCCTGCACCTGCTGGCCGCCTGGCGCGAGGCCGGCCTGTTCGATGCCCGCGAACGCGCAGCGCTAGTGTCCTGTCCCGTTAATTCGCAGGCACGATAG
- a CDS encoding alpha/beta fold hydrolase, translating into MYQPARASQSEFVPVRTLQYHVRRWNAEASPASASPSSPSRPPLVLMHGWMDVGASYQFVVDALSQAFFAGRTVIAPDWRGFGLSRLPALCDHYVFADYLADLDHLLDHYAPGQPVDLVGHSMGGNVCMAYAGVRPARIRRLVNLEGFGLPATTPDQAPRRYAQWMDEIRALERGEKSLKAYDSADGVAQRLIKTNPRLSADKAAWLARQWAAPDAQGRWRILGDAAHKITSSQIYRVEEALALYDGITAPTLAVEASDDSMGLWWKDRYDLPEYHARLRHVRDCRTAVVQDAGHMLHHDQPGAVAALIESFLSTPE; encoded by the coding sequence ATGTACCAGCCCGCCCGCGCCTCCCAGAGCGAATTCGTCCCCGTCCGCACCCTGCAGTACCACGTTCGCCGCTGGAACGCCGAGGCATCGCCCGCCTCCGCTTCCCCGTCTTCCCCTTCACGGCCCCCGCTGGTGCTGATGCATGGCTGGATGGACGTGGGCGCCTCCTACCAGTTCGTGGTGGACGCGCTGTCGCAGGCGTTCTTCGCCGGCCGCACGGTCATCGCGCCCGACTGGCGGGGCTTCGGCCTAAGCCGCCTGCCGGCGCTCTGCGACCACTACGTGTTCGCCGACTACCTGGCCGATCTGGACCACCTGCTGGACCACTACGCGCCCGGCCAGCCGGTCGATCTGGTGGGCCACAGCATGGGCGGCAACGTGTGCATGGCCTATGCCGGCGTGCGGCCCGCGCGCATCCGCCGGCTGGTGAACCTGGAAGGCTTCGGCCTGCCGGCCACCACGCCCGACCAGGCCCCCCGGCGCTACGCGCAGTGGATGGACGAGATCCGGGCGCTGGAGCGCGGCGAGAAATCGCTCAAGGCCTACGACAGCGCCGACGGCGTGGCCCAGCGCCTCATCAAGACCAATCCGCGCCTGTCCGCCGACAAGGCCGCCTGGCTGGCCCGCCAGTGGGCCGCGCCCGACGCGCAGGGCCGCTGGCGCATCCTGGGCGATGCGGCGCACAAGATCACCAGCTCGCAGATCTACCGCGTGGAGGAAGCGCTGGCCCTGTACGACGGCATCACCGCGCCCACCCTCGCGGTGGAGGCCAGCGACGACAGCATGGGCCTGTGGTGGAAGGACCGCTACGACCTGCCCGAATACCACGCCCGCCTGCGCCACGTGCGCGATTGCCGCACCGCCGTGGTCCAGGACGCCGGGCACATGCTGCACCACGACCAGCCCGGCGCGGTGGCGGCGCTGATCGAGTCGTTCCTGAGCACCCCTGAATGA
- a CDS encoding aldo/keto reductase: protein MQKIPLGASALQVTPICLGTMTFGEQVDEATAHAILDRSLERGVNFIDTAEMYAVPARAETYGATETIIGRWFASRPGAREKTVLATKVAGPSRGMPWVREGKGMTPADIVASCDASLRRLQTDVIDLYQIHWPERHVPAFGTVYYDPAKETSATPIHDQLQALAGLVQAGKVRAIGLSNETPYGVHEFVRLAEQHGLPRVATVQNPYCLINRTWENGMDESCHRLGVSLLAYSPLGFGLLTGKYDASGTTGAGAPKGARIASYESVRKQRWGRPEALEASRRYNALAREHGLTPTQMALAFCYTKWQVASTIIGVTSLAQLDEDLDAWGTVLSPELLVAIDAIRWELRDPAL from the coding sequence ATGCAAAAAATCCCATTGGGCGCCAGCGCGCTCCAGGTCACGCCCATCTGCCTGGGCACCATGACGTTCGGCGAACAGGTGGACGAAGCCACGGCCCATGCCATTCTCGACCGCTCGCTGGAGCGGGGCGTGAACTTCATCGACACCGCCGAGATGTACGCCGTGCCGGCGCGCGCCGAGACCTACGGCGCCACCGAGACCATCATCGGCCGCTGGTTCGCCAGCCGCCCCGGCGCCCGCGAAAAGACGGTGCTGGCCACCAAGGTGGCGGGCCCCTCGCGCGGCATGCCCTGGGTGCGCGAAGGCAAGGGAATGACCCCGGCCGACATCGTGGCCTCGTGCGACGCCAGCCTGCGCCGCCTGCAGACCGACGTGATCGACCTCTACCAGATCCACTGGCCCGAGCGCCACGTGCCCGCGTTCGGCACGGTGTACTACGACCCCGCCAAGGAAACCTCGGCCACGCCCATCCACGACCAGCTGCAGGCGCTGGCCGGGCTGGTGCAGGCCGGCAAGGTGCGCGCCATCGGCCTGTCCAACGAAACGCCTTACGGCGTGCACGAGTTCGTGCGGCTGGCCGAGCAGCACGGCCTGCCGCGCGTGGCCACGGTGCAGAACCCGTACTGCCTCATCAACCGCACCTGGGAAAACGGCATGGACGAGTCCTGCCACCGCCTGGGCGTGTCGCTGCTGGCGTATTCGCCCCTGGGCTTCGGGCTGCTGACGGGCAAGTACGACGCCAGCGGCACGACCGGCGCCGGTGCGCCGAAGGGCGCACGCATCGCCAGCTACGAATCGGTGCGCAAGCAGCGATGGGGCCGGCCCGAGGCGCTGGAGGCCTCGCGCCGCTACAACGCGCTGGCGCGCGAGCACGGCCTCACGCCCACGCAGATGGCGCTGGCGTTCTGCTACACCAAGTGGCAGGTGGCCAGCACCATCATCGGCGTGACCTCGCTGGCCCAGCTGGACGAAGACCTCGATGCCTGGGGCACGGTGCTCTCGCCCGAACTGCTCGTGGCCATCGACGCGATCCGCTGGGAACTGCGAGACCCGGCACTGTGA
- a CDS encoding YajQ family cyclic di-GMP-binding protein, translating to MPSFDTVCEANLVEVKNAVENTAKEIGTRFDFKGTSAAIEIKDKEITLFGDADFQLTQVEDILRNKLTKRNVDVRFLDMEKPQKVGGDKVKQVVKVRNGIESELAKKIQKLLKESKLKVQAAIQEEKVRVTGAKRDDLQAAMALLRKEVVDIPLSFDNFRD from the coding sequence ATGCCTTCTTTTGACACCGTTTGTGAAGCCAACCTCGTAGAAGTGAAGAACGCGGTCGAAAACACCGCCAAGGAAATCGGCACGCGCTTCGACTTCAAGGGCACGTCCGCCGCCATCGAGATCAAGGACAAGGAGATCACGCTGTTCGGCGATGCCGACTTCCAGCTCACCCAGGTGGAAGACATCCTGCGCAACAAGCTCACCAAGCGCAACGTGGACGTGCGCTTTCTCGACATGGAAAAGCCGCAGAAGGTCGGCGGCGACAAGGTCAAGCAGGTCGTGAAGGTGCGCAACGGCATCGAGAGCGAGCTGGCCAAGAAGATCCAGAAGCTCCTCAAGGAAAGCAAGCTCAAGGTGCAGGCCGCCATCCAGGAAGAGAAAGTGCGCGTGACCGGCGCCAAACGCGACGACCTGCAGGCCGCCATGGCGCTGCTGCGCAAGGAAGTGGTGGACATTCCGCTGTCGTTCGACAACTTCCGCGACTGA
- a CDS encoding IS630 family transposase, translating to MPNATTRTEIALSEVERAELTSMARSRSLPAALSLRARIVLTCEGTDKASTAVAQALGISRSTVTKWRGRYARHRIAGLYDELRPGRPRTVDDERVAELITKTLHTKPADGGTHWSTRTLAADTGISKSTVARYLQTFNLKPHRADSFKLSTDPLFIEKLRDVVGLYLNPPDNALVLCVDEKSQCQALERTQPMLPMGFGYVEGVTHDYVRHGTTTLFAALNVMNGQVIAQCRPRHRHQEFLAFLRAIDKAVPDELDVHCIADNYASHKHPKVRAWLAERPRWHMHFVPTYSSWLNQVERFFSIITTRAIRRGSFTSVKDLINKIDTFIANYNQSCQPFTWTATADSILEKLARLCGRINGTGH from the coding sequence ATGCCCAATGCAACGACCCGAACAGAAATTGCGCTTAGTGAAGTGGAGCGCGCGGAACTGACGTCCATGGCGCGATCACGTTCGCTGCCAGCGGCGTTGTCGCTCAGGGCGCGCATCGTGCTGACTTGCGAAGGCACAGATAAAGCCAGCACCGCGGTTGCGCAGGCTCTGGGGATCAGTCGTAGCACTGTCACCAAGTGGCGCGGGCGCTATGCGCGCCATCGCATTGCAGGGCTTTACGACGAGTTGCGCCCGGGTCGCCCCCGCACGGTAGATGACGAGCGTGTTGCTGAGTTGATTACCAAGACGTTGCACACCAAGCCTGCTGATGGGGGTACCCACTGGAGCACCCGCACGCTGGCCGCCGATACGGGCATCAGCAAGAGCACGGTGGCGCGCTATCTGCAGACCTTCAACCTCAAGCCGCACCGGGCCGACAGCTTCAAGCTGTCGACCGATCCGCTGTTCATCGAGAAGCTGCGCGACGTTGTGGGGCTGTACCTGAACCCACCTGACAACGCGCTGGTGCTGTGCGTGGACGAGAAGAGCCAATGCCAAGCTTTGGAGCGTACGCAGCCGATGCTGCCAATGGGGTTTGGCTATGTCGAAGGTGTCACGCACGACTACGTGCGCCACGGCACCACCACCTTGTTCGCGGCCCTGAACGTGATGAATGGCCAAGTGATCGCGCAGTGCCGGCCCCGGCATCGTCATCAAGAGTTCCTTGCCTTCCTGCGCGCCATCGACAAGGCAGTGCCCGACGAACTGGATGTGCACTGCATAGCTGATAACTACGCCAGCCACAAGCATCCAAAGGTGCGCGCTTGGTTGGCCGAGCGGCCTCGCTGGCACATGCACTTCGTTCCGACCTATTCAAGCTGGCTCAATCAGGTCGAGCGCTTCTTCTCGATCATCACCACGCGGGCAATCCGCCGTGGCTCGTTCACCAGCGTGAAGGATCTGATCAACAAGATCGACACATTCATCGCGAATTACAACCAGTCCTGCCAGCCGTTTACTTGGACAGCTACAGCAGACTCCATCCTCGAAAAACTCGCCAGACTATGCGGGCGAATTAACGGGACAGGACACTAG
- a CDS encoding HD-GYP domain-containing protein encodes MPHSPPSAGEPSDSEYEDLLGLWSDLESALAVILSRPLQVHDFPAKVRQCDRWLQELVAHDIDAALYLMFQLASTSTVGYSTSHALVCGTLCHILAHELQLPSLERDSLVRAAITMNIGMTALQDELASQRERPSPAQQEAIEAHPLRSMTLLEQLDVKDPLWLDVVGQHHAPLAETQPLAGMPAEDRLSRILGTIDRYAAMISPRKSRAGRSATDSVRAIVGQDVDRRDEVTYALVRAVGLCPPGTFVRLDNGETALVLRRSEKVNSPLVASLLDRDGEHLAQPRLHQTASGRPRIQSALARPAVKVEINHRTLVRLGHYAAQHSSGLMGLVSTAGRP; translated from the coding sequence ATGCCCCACAGCCCCCCCAGCGCCGGCGAGCCGTCCGACAGCGAATACGAAGACCTGCTCGGACTGTGGTCGGACCTGGAATCCGCCCTGGCGGTGATCCTGTCTCGGCCCCTGCAGGTGCACGACTTTCCCGCCAAGGTGCGCCAGTGCGACCGGTGGCTGCAGGAACTGGTGGCGCACGACATCGACGCGGCGCTGTACCTGATGTTCCAGCTGGCGTCCACCTCCACGGTGGGCTACAGCACCTCGCACGCCCTGGTGTGCGGCACGCTGTGCCACATCCTCGCGCACGAACTGCAGTTGCCCTCCCTGGAGCGTGACAGCCTGGTGCGGGCCGCGATCACCATGAACATCGGCATGACCGCGCTGCAGGACGAGCTGGCCAGCCAGCGCGAGCGGCCCAGCCCCGCGCAGCAGGAGGCCATCGAGGCCCACCCGCTGCGCAGCATGACCCTGCTGGAGCAGTTGGACGTGAAGGACCCGCTGTGGCTGGACGTCGTGGGCCAGCACCATGCGCCGCTGGCCGAGACGCAGCCGCTGGCGGGCATGCCCGCCGAGGACCGGCTCAGCCGCATCCTGGGCACGATCGACCGCTACGCCGCGATGATCAGCCCGCGCAAGTCGCGTGCGGGCCGCAGCGCCACGGACTCGGTGCGCGCCATCGTGGGCCAGGACGTGGACCGGCGCGATGAAGTCACCTATGCGCTCGTGCGCGCCGTCGGGCTGTGCCCGCCCGGCACCTTCGTGCGGCTGGACAACGGCGAGACCGCCCTGGTGCTGCGCCGCAGCGAGAAGGTCAACTCCCCCCTGGTGGCCAGCCTGCTCGACCGCGACGGCGAGCACCTGGCCCAGCCCCGGCTGCACCAGACGGCCAGCGGCCGGCCGCGCATCCAGTCGGCGCTGGCCCGGCCCGCGGTGAAGGTGGAGATCAACCACCGCACGCTGGTGCGCCTGGGCCACTACGCGGCCCAGCACAGCAGCGGGCTGATGGGGTTGGTGAGCACGGCGGGCCGGCCCTGA
- the prfB gene encoding peptide chain release factor 2 (programmed frameshift): protein MDAERINLIGNTLSDLTVRTQELRRYLDFDAKFERLRTVNASLEDPTVWNDPKKAQELGKEKKSLDGVVLTLERLTRELADNTELFDMSKEEGDDDGLMTIEAETAKLKPEIEMLEFRRMFSNEADPLNCFVDIQAGAGGTEACDWAGMLLRQYLKYAERKGFKTTVEDETPGDVAGIKSATIKIEGEYAYGLLRTETGVHRLVRKSPFDSSGGRHTSFASLFVYPEIDDSIQIDINPADVRTDTFRASGAGGQHINKTDSAVRLTHIPTGIVVQCQDGRSQHSNRDVAWQRLRSRLYDFEMRKRQEEQQKLEDTKTDVGWGHQIRSYVLDNSRIKDLRTNVEISATQKVLDGDLDAFIEASLKQGV from the exons ATGGACGCAGAACGCATCAACCTCATCGGCAACACCCTCTCCGACCTGACCGTGCGCACGCAAGAGTTACGGAGGTATCTT GACTTCGATGCCAAATTCGAACGCCTGCGCACGGTAAACGCCTCGCTGGAAGACCCCACGGTCTGGAACGACCCCAAAAAGGCCCAGGAACTGGGCAAGGAAAAGAAGAGCCTGGACGGCGTGGTGCTCACGCTGGAGCGGCTCACGCGCGAGCTGGCCGACAACACCGAGCTCTTCGACATGAGCAAGGAAGAAGGCGACGACGACGGCCTGATGACCATCGAGGCCGAGACCGCCAAGCTCAAGCCCGAGATCGAGATGCTCGAGTTCCGCCGCATGTTCAGCAACGAGGCCGATCCGCTCAACTGCTTCGTGGACATCCAGGCCGGCGCCGGCGGCACCGAGGCCTGCGACTGGGCGGGCATGCTGCTGCGCCAGTACCTCAAGTACGCCGAACGCAAGGGCTTCAAGACCACGGTGGAAGACGAAACCCCAGGCGACGTGGCCGGCATCAAGAGCGCCACGATCAAGATCGAGGGCGAATACGCCTACGGCCTGCTGCGCACCGAGACCGGCGTGCACCGGCTGGTGCGCAAGAGCCCGTTCGACTCGTCCGGCGGGCGCCACACCAGCTTCGCCAGCCTGTTCGTCTATCCGGAGATCGACGACTCGATCCAGATCGACATCAACCCGGCCGATGTGCGCACCGACACCTTCCGCGCCAGCGGCGCCGGCGGCCAGCACATCAACAAGACCGATTCGGCCGTGCGTTTGACGCACATTCCAACCGGCATCGTCGTTCAGTGCCAGGATGGCCGCAGCCAGCACAGCAACCGCGACGTGGCATGGCAGCGCCTGCGCTCGCGCCTGTACGACTTCGAGATGCGCAAGCGCCAGGAAGAGCAGCAAAAGCTGGAAGACACCAAGACCGATGTCGGCTGGGGCCACCAGATCCGCAGCTACGTGCTGGACAACAGCCGCATCAAGGACCTGCGCACCAACGTCGAAATCTCCGCTACCCAGAAAGTGCTGGACGGCGATCTCGACGCCTTCATCGAAGCCTCCCTCAAGCAGGGCGTGTGA
- a CDS encoding retropepsin-like aspartic protease family protein, translated as MLLRALPLAAALVLAPWQAHAQAVALSGILGGKALLVVNGGAPRGVGPGESHQGVKVVSVGRDEAVVELAGARRTLILGEAPVSVGSRGATGTGRRVVLTADSRGHFVNSGTINGRPMQYLVDTGASTVAIGQPEAERMGLAYRSGQPVVLGTANGTAQGWRIKLDSVRIGDVEVLGVDAVVTPQAMPFVLLGNSFLNEFQMSRINDQMVLEKRQ; from the coding sequence ATGCTCCTGCGCGCCCTCCCCCTCGCTGCCGCCCTGGTGCTCGCGCCATGGCAGGCGCATGCCCAGGCGGTGGCGCTGTCCGGCATCCTGGGCGGCAAGGCGCTGCTGGTCGTCAACGGCGGCGCGCCGCGCGGCGTGGGCCCGGGTGAAAGCCACCAGGGCGTGAAGGTGGTCTCGGTAGGCCGCGACGAGGCGGTGGTCGAACTGGCCGGCGCGCGGCGCACGTTGATCCTGGGCGAGGCCCCGGTCAGCGTGGGCAGCCGCGGCGCCACCGGCACGGGCCGGCGCGTGGTGCTCACCGCCGACAGCCGCGGGCATTTCGTGAACAGCGGCACCATCAACGGCCGGCCGATGCAGTACCTGGTGGACACCGGCGCCAGTACCGTGGCCATCGGCCAGCCCGAGGCGGAGCGCATGGGCCTGGCCTACCGCAGCGGGCAGCCCGTGGTGCTCGGCACGGCCAACGGCACGGCCCAGGGCTGGCGGATCAAGCTCGATTCGGTGCGAATCGGCGACGTCGAGGTGCTCGGCGTGGACGCCGTCGTCACGCCCCAGGCCATGCCCTTCGTGCTGCTGGGCAACAGTTTCCTGAACGAGTTCCAGATGAGCCGCATCAACGACCAGATGGTGCTGGAAAAGCGCCAGTAG